One Archangium lipolyticum DNA window includes the following coding sequences:
- a CDS encoding peptidoglycan DD-metalloendopeptidase family protein translates to MAVAGATWARPALLALLVLLGTTGCSLGPRSVTPPPPAPVSERSPLILGELREPHPEPELVYTSVSVPVRHTVAPGETMYRIARNYGITVEQLSAANGIKDPRTLSAGQELVIPGIEKLVPVATESSPTPEPRGGSERPVPGKKPPVVVTAPASRADPRPVSRPAPARPVPETKGMLDWPLRGVLYARFGKKGREPHDGIDLAVPAGTPVKTAQEGEVLYAGEQRGYGLIVIIQHSDRLITLYAHNRDLRVKSGQKVRRGQVVATVGESGKTSGPQLHFEVRVDGKPVDPLDYLGPLPSS, encoded by the coding sequence TTGGCGGTGGCGGGCGCCACGTGGGCGCGGCCAGCGCTGTTGGCGCTGCTCGTGCTCCTCGGCACCACCGGCTGCTCGCTGGGGCCGAGGTCCGTCACCCCTCCACCTCCCGCCCCCGTCTCCGAGCGGTCCCCGTTGATCCTCGGAGAGCTGCGCGAGCCCCACCCGGAGCCGGAGCTCGTCTACACCTCCGTCTCCGTCCCCGTCCGGCACACGGTGGCCCCCGGCGAGACGATGTACCGGATCGCCAGGAACTACGGCATCACCGTGGAGCAGCTGTCCGCGGCCAACGGGATCAAGGACCCTCGCACCTTGTCCGCGGGTCAGGAGCTGGTCATTCCCGGTATCGAGAAGCTGGTGCCGGTGGCCACCGAGTCCTCTCCCACTCCGGAGCCGCGCGGGGGGAGCGAGCGCCCGGTGCCGGGGAAGAAGCCTCCCGTGGTCGTGACGGCTCCGGCGTCGCGTGCGGATCCCCGGCCCGTGTCCCGGCCCGCGCCAGCCCGCCCGGTGCCGGAGACGAAGGGGATGCTGGACTGGCCCCTGAGAGGGGTGCTGTACGCCCGTTTCGGGAAGAAGGGGCGCGAGCCGCACGATGGGATCGATCTCGCGGTGCCCGCGGGCACGCCGGTGAAGACGGCCCAGGAGGGCGAGGTGCTGTACGCGGGTGAGCAGCGCGGCTACGGGCTCATCGTCATCATCCAGCACTCGGATCGCCTCATCACGCTCTACGCGCACAACCGCGACCTGCGCGTGAAGAGCGGCCAGAAGGTGCGGCGCGGTCAGGTCGTCGCCACCGTCGGCGAGTCCGGCAAGACGAGTGGTCCACAGTTGCACTTCGAGGTACGCGTCGACGGCAAACCCGTGGATCCGCTCGATTACCTGGGGCCACTGCCGTCGTCGTAG
- the surE gene encoding 5'/3'-nucleotidase SurE, which produces MADKKPRILVSNDDGYFSEGLRNLVEAVTPLGEVWVVAPDREQSAASHAISLHRPLRITEVRERWFSVDGTPADSAYLAINHLMKDDRPRIMVSGINHGANLADDVNYSGTVAAAREAALLGIPSIAFSLVSRAPFDFQHAARFARSLVAAALAQPQLPPRMLLSVNVPRGEPTGYAITRLGRHSYGYDVVEKEDPRGRKYYWIGGNAYEHEDVPGSDCNAVHLERRISVTPLNFELTDTRAMTELAGWNLEGFPRSDVGRGGD; this is translated from the coding sequence GTGGCCGACAAGAAACCCCGCATCCTGGTATCCAACGACGACGGCTACTTCTCCGAGGGCCTGCGCAACCTGGTGGAAGCGGTGACCCCGCTGGGGGAGGTGTGGGTGGTGGCGCCGGACCGCGAGCAGAGCGCGGCCTCGCACGCCATCTCCCTGCACCGCCCCCTGCGCATCACCGAGGTGCGTGAGCGCTGGTTCTCCGTGGACGGTACCCCGGCGGACAGCGCTTATCTGGCGATCAATCACCTCATGAAGGATGATCGCCCGCGGATCATGGTGTCCGGCATCAACCACGGGGCCAACCTGGCCGACGACGTCAACTACTCGGGCACGGTCGCCGCCGCCCGCGAGGCCGCTTTGCTGGGCATTCCGTCCATTGCCTTCAGCCTGGTGTCTCGCGCGCCGTTCGACTTCCAGCACGCGGCGCGGTTCGCCCGGTCGCTGGTGGCCGCGGCGCTCGCCCAGCCTCAGCTCCCGCCCAGGATGCTGCTCAGCGTCAACGTTCCCCGGGGCGAGCCCACGGGGTACGCCATCACGCGGCTGGGCCGGCACTCGTACGGGTACGACGTCGTGGAGAAGGAGGATCCGCGCGGCCGCAAGTACTACTGGATCGGTGGCAACGCCTACGAGCACGAGGACGTGCCCGGCAGTGACTGCAACGCGGTGCACCTGGAGCGACGCATCTCGGTGACGCCGCTCAACTTCGAGCTCACCGACACGCGAGCCATGACGGAGCTGGCGGGTTGGAACCTCGAGGGCTTCCCACGCTCCGACGTGGGCAGGGGAGGCGACTGA
- the eno gene encoding phosphopyruvate hydratase — protein sequence MTEIAQIVAREVLDSRGNPTVEAEVFLAGGAKGRAAVPSGASTGEHEALELRDGEKNRYLGKGVRKAVSNIMETIAPELVGMDAADQYAVDMQMLEMDGTPTKSKLGANAILAVSMATARAAADAFGIPFYRYVGGAQARTLPVPLMNILNGGAHADTRVDVQEFMVVPAGAPSFSEGLRWGAEVFHALKKILKGRKLATGVGDEGGYAPDLPANEEALKLIMEAISAAGFKAGEQMFLAMDVAASEFFDKASKKYRLKGEGKEFDAAGMLDYYQQLVSRYPIVSIEDGMAEDDWEGWKRLTDVLGNKIQLVGDDLFVTNVERLGRGIQGGVANSILVKVNQIGSLTETFDAVRMAHKAGYTSVMSHRSGETEDTTIADLAVALDCGQIKTGSASRSDRIAKYNQLLRIEQELGAGARYAGMRSIKGLQAK from the coding sequence ATGACCGAGATCGCTCAAATCGTGGCGCGTGAAGTGCTCGACTCCCGCGGTAACCCCACCGTGGAGGCCGAGGTGTTCCTGGCGGGCGGGGCGAAGGGCCGTGCGGCGGTGCCGTCCGGGGCCTCCACCGGCGAGCACGAGGCCCTGGAGCTGCGGGACGGGGAGAAGAACCGCTACCTGGGCAAGGGTGTGCGCAAGGCCGTCTCCAACATCATGGAGACGATCGCCCCCGAGCTGGTGGGCATGGATGCCGCGGACCAGTACGCGGTGGACATGCAGATGCTGGAGATGGACGGCACGCCGACCAAGAGCAAGCTGGGCGCCAACGCCATCCTGGCGGTGTCCATGGCCACGGCGCGCGCGGCGGCGGATGCCTTCGGCATTCCCTTCTACCGCTACGTGGGCGGCGCGCAGGCGCGCACCCTGCCGGTGCCGCTGATGAACATCCTCAACGGTGGCGCCCATGCCGACACCCGCGTGGACGTGCAGGAGTTCATGGTGGTGCCCGCGGGCGCCCCCTCGTTCTCCGAGGGCCTGCGCTGGGGCGCCGAGGTGTTCCACGCGCTGAAGAAGATCCTCAAGGGCCGCAAGCTGGCCACCGGCGTGGGCGACGAGGGCGGCTATGCCCCGGACCTGCCGGCCAACGAGGAGGCGCTCAAGCTCATCATGGAGGCCATCTCCGCGGCGGGCTTCAAGGCCGGCGAGCAGATGTTCCTGGCCATGGACGTGGCCGCCAGCGAGTTCTTCGACAAGGCGAGCAAGAAGTACCGCCTCAAGGGCGAGGGCAAGGAGTTCGACGCGGCCGGCATGCTGGACTACTACCAGCAGCTCGTGTCTCGCTACCCCATCGTCTCCATCGAGGACGGCATGGCCGAGGACGACTGGGAGGGCTGGAAGCGCCTCACGGACGTGCTGGGCAACAAGATCCAGCTGGTGGGTGACGATCTCTTCGTCACCAACGTGGAGCGCCTGGGCCGCGGCATCCAGGGCGGCGTGGCCAACTCCATCCTGGTGAAGGTGAACCAGATCGGCAGCCTCACGGAGACCTTCGACGCGGTGCGCATGGCCCACAAGGCCGGCTACACCTCGGTGATGAGCCACCGCTCGGGCGAGACCGAGGACACCACCATCGCGGACCTGGCCGTGGCGCTCGATTGCGGACAGATCAAGACGGGCTCGGCGTCGCGCTCGGATCGCATCGCCAAGTACAACCAGCTGCTGCGCATCGAGCAGGAGCTGGGCGCGGGCGCGCGCTACGCGGGCATGCGCTCCATCAAGGGTCTGCAGGCGAAGTAG
- a CDS encoding ADP-ribosylglycohydrolase family protein → MPPRRPAAPVSDPYPRLRGRGALLGLAVGDALGVTLKTRRLSAPLFPQLTDGPFRELKGGGPFELRRGQVGESGQQASCLGAGLRELKAYDADDMLRRYLAWQGHAAGMSESTREVMTEILESGLPKSTAARRVWLRGFRRVAGNGSLARTAPIGVFFHKDTQARVQASLADSALTHFDPCCQLACAALNGSIAHALGAGERLKAEDLITAAISGLSVASASLGRSAADYVQEVSRATAALREDLAAAQRDDPQLYGPDLHLYLKPDQVRVAFRLAYWELLHAPNFEAGVVDVINRGGDADVNGAVAGALLGAFHGEEAIPSQWRQGVLEALGPWGSGPLWTLYHPRHLLLLAPE, encoded by the coding sequence ATGCCTCCGCGCCGACCCGCCGCCCCCGTCTCCGACCCGTACCCGCGCCTGCGCGGCCGAGGCGCGCTCCTGGGCCTCGCCGTCGGAGATGCGCTCGGCGTCACATTGAAGACACGGCGCCTCTCCGCCCCACTCTTCCCCCAGCTCACGGACGGACCCTTCCGCGAGCTCAAGGGGGGCGGCCCCTTCGAGCTGCGGCGAGGCCAGGTGGGCGAGAGCGGGCAGCAGGCCAGCTGTCTGGGCGCCGGTCTGCGGGAGCTCAAGGCCTACGACGCGGATGACATGCTGCGCCGTTACCTCGCCTGGCAGGGGCATGCCGCCGGGATGAGCGAGTCCACGCGCGAGGTGATGACCGAAATCCTCGAGTCGGGCCTGCCCAAGAGCACGGCCGCGCGGCGCGTGTGGCTGCGCGGCTTCCGGCGCGTGGCGGGCAACGGCAGCCTCGCGCGCACCGCGCCCATCGGTGTCTTCTTCCACAAGGACACCCAGGCGAGGGTGCAGGCCTCGCTCGCGGACTCCGCGCTCACGCACTTCGACCCGTGCTGCCAGCTGGCCTGCGCCGCGCTCAACGGCTCCATCGCGCACGCCCTCGGCGCGGGCGAGAGGCTGAAGGCGGAGGATCTCATCACGGCCGCCATCAGCGGGCTGTCCGTGGCCAGCGCATCCCTGGGCCGCTCGGCGGCCGACTACGTCCAGGAGGTGTCGCGCGCCACGGCCGCGCTCAGGGAGGACCTGGCCGCGGCGCAGCGGGACGATCCCCAACTCTACGGGCCGGACCTGCACCTGTACCTGAAGCCGGACCAGGTGCGGGTGGCCTTCCGGCTGGCCTACTGGGAGTTGCTGCATGCGCCCAACTTCGAGGCCGGTGTGGTGGACGTCATCAACCGGGGCGGGGACGCGGATGTGAACGGGGCCGTCGCCGGAGCGCTCCTGGGCGCCTTCCACGGCGAGGAGGCCATTCCGTCCCAGTGGCGGCAGGGTGTGCTGGAGGCGCTGGGCCCGTGGGGCTCCGGGCCCCTGTGGACCCTCTACCACCCCCGGCACCTGCTGCTGCTCGCGCCGGAGTGA
- a CDS encoding type II toxin-antitoxin system RatA family toxin yields the protein MAGATRTIVINAPPEKVFDVISGFDRYGEFLPEVKKVWTSERKGTEVKVHYEVNVVKTIRYTLLFKEERPTRVSWTFVEGEVMKDNKGSWVLEPDGEGRTKATYTVEMALGPLVPKAIINGLVDQSLPKMLDAFKRRAEGA from the coding sequence ATGGCTGGCGCCACCCGCACCATCGTCATCAACGCCCCTCCGGAGAAGGTCTTCGACGTCATCTCCGGCTTCGATCGCTACGGGGAGTTCCTTCCCGAGGTGAAGAAGGTCTGGACCTCGGAGCGCAAGGGCACCGAGGTGAAGGTCCACTACGAGGTCAACGTGGTGAAGACGATCCGCTACACCCTGCTCTTCAAGGAGGAGCGGCCCACCCGGGTGTCCTGGACCTTCGTCGAAGGTGAGGTGATGAAGGACAACAAGGGCAGCTGGGTGCTCGAGCCCGACGGCGAGGGCCGCACCAAAGCCACCTACACGGTGGAGATGGCCCTGGGGCCCCTGGTGCCCAAGGCCATCATCAACGGCCTGGTGGATCAGTCGCTGCCCAAGATGCTGGACGCCTTCAAGCGCCGGGCCGAAGGGGCCTGA
- the glpX gene encoding class II fructose-bisphosphatase, whose product MDRNLAMEAVRVTEMAAIASARLMGRGNKNESDQAAVDAMRKAFDALQINGTVVIGEGERDEAPMLYIGEKVGRRNPEDPEVDIALDPLEGTNLCAYGRPGSIAVVAMAEKGKLLNAPDTYMEKIAVGPRARGAIDLRRSPTENLHAVAEKMKVYVSDLTVIILDRERHADLIKEVRAAGARIRLIDDGDVAGGIATCFEDTGVDVLMGIGGAPEGVISAAAIRSVGGDMQGRLVPRNNEEIERARRMGISDISKIYTAEELAGGEVMFAASGVTSGDFLRGVRFFGNGCETHSVVMRSKTGTVRFIQSRHKFDKKPGYNF is encoded by the coding sequence ATGGATCGCAACCTGGCAATGGAGGCCGTGCGCGTCACCGAGATGGCGGCCATCGCCTCCGCCCGGCTCATGGGCCGCGGCAACAAGAACGAGTCGGATCAGGCCGCCGTGGATGCCATGCGCAAGGCCTTCGACGCGCTGCAGATCAACGGCACGGTGGTCATCGGCGAGGGCGAGCGTGACGAAGCCCCCATGCTCTACATCGGCGAGAAGGTGGGCCGGCGCAACCCCGAGGACCCCGAGGTGGACATCGCGTTGGATCCCCTCGAGGGCACCAACCTGTGCGCCTACGGCCGCCCGGGCAGCATCGCCGTGGTCGCCATGGCCGAGAAGGGCAAGCTGCTCAACGCTCCGGACACCTACATGGAGAAGATCGCCGTGGGCCCCCGCGCCCGGGGCGCCATCGACCTGCGTCGCTCTCCCACCGAGAACCTCCACGCCGTCGCGGAGAAGATGAAGGTCTACGTGTCGGATCTCACGGTCATCATCCTCGACCGCGAGCGGCACGCGGACCTCATCAAGGAGGTGCGGGCCGCGGGCGCGCGCATCCGCCTCATCGATGACGGGGACGTGGCCGGCGGCATTGCCACCTGCTTCGAGGACACCGGCGTGGACGTGCTGATGGGCATCGGCGGCGCCCCCGAGGGCGTCATCTCCGCCGCGGCCATCCGCTCGGTGGGCGGCGACATGCAGGGCCGCCTGGTGCCGCGCAACAACGAGGAGATCGAGCGCGCCAGGCGCATGGGCATCTCCGACATCTCGAAGATCTACACGGCCGAGGAGCTGGCCGGCGGCGAGGTGATGTTCGCCGCCTCCGGCGTCACCAGCGGCGACTTCCTGCGCGGCGTGCGCTTCTTCGGCAACGGCTGCGAGACGCACTCGGTGGTCATGCGCAGCAAGACCGGCACGGTGCGTTTCATCCAATCCCGGCACAAGTTCGACAAGAAGCCCGGCTATAACTTCTAG
- a CDS encoding acyl-CoA thioesterase — MVEARLRVIYGDTDQMGVVYYANYFRYFEFARSEYFRSRGGSYRELEREGLMLPVVEATASYKSPARYEDVLLVRTRVSELKRVSLTFSYEIFREGGSDTPLCTGRTVHACVSREGRPTRLPEAVVRLLHEAP; from the coding sequence ATGGTCGAGGCACGACTTCGAGTGATCTACGGCGACACGGACCAGATGGGTGTCGTGTATTACGCCAATTATTTCCGCTACTTCGAGTTCGCCCGGAGCGAGTACTTCCGTTCGCGCGGGGGCAGCTACCGCGAGCTGGAGCGCGAGGGACTGATGCTGCCCGTGGTGGAGGCGACCGCTTCCTACAAGTCGCCCGCCCGCTACGAGGACGTGCTGCTCGTGCGCACCCGCGTGAGCGAGCTCAAACGGGTGTCGCTTACTTTTTCCTACGAGATCTTCCGCGAGGGAGGCTCGGACACCCCCCTGTGCACGGGGCGCACCGTGCATGCCTGCGTGAGCCGCGAAGGCCGGCCCACCCGTCTGCCAGAAGCGGTCGTCCGCCTGTTGCACGAAGCGCCCTGA
- a CDS encoding alkaline phosphatase family protein, producing MLRALTLLLLLTALPALAKPPRLTLFITVDAMGSDLLLRTKPRLKGGLRQLIDSGAFYPYARYQYAKPRTAPGHATLATGANPWRHGIVDNRIIDRATGKPERVFPDAAHPVLEAPLSVEDVSPANLMAETLADRLRLNTQEQGKALAFAGKARSAIPLAGRLGQAYWYDETVGKFVTGTWYTKELPGWLKAFNAANPPEATFGKAWEPLLPRTEYVGEDDRPYEGEYYGLGRAFPHPLNGGLPSPGPQSYTAFAISPLSLDLVVKAARAAIEGEGLGKDEVPDLLAVSFSATDRVFHQYGPHSWEMQDTMYRLDKAVGDLVALAEKAAGGRANLLVVLSADHGGAAVPEHWAAQGVGAERVDPKALSKGLTEALRAQFGGDVTATIEELDAYLGGKTLEGGKVDGAAVRRAAAAWLAKQPSISLAVARDDLYTAPDVAGLMEPLRRGYYAGRSGDVLFVVKPFHVISADTVGTNHGTPYAYDQLVPLILAGRGVKPGTYPREISTTDVAPTVAALLEMNIPASAEGEPRYEALGAPSR from the coding sequence ATGCTCCGCGCCTTGACCCTGCTGCTGCTGCTCACCGCCCTCCCCGCCCTGGCGAAGCCGCCCCGGCTGACGCTCTTCATCACCGTGGACGCGATGGGCTCGGACCTGTTGCTGCGCACGAAGCCGCGCCTCAAGGGCGGACTGCGGCAGCTCATCGACTCGGGCGCCTTCTATCCGTATGCGCGCTACCAGTACGCCAAGCCGCGTACCGCGCCGGGCCACGCCACGCTGGCCACCGGCGCCAACCCCTGGCGCCACGGAATCGTGGACAACCGGATCATCGACCGGGCCACGGGCAAGCCCGAGCGCGTCTTCCCGGACGCCGCGCATCCGGTGCTGGAGGCGCCCCTCTCCGTGGAAGACGTGAGCCCGGCCAACCTCATGGCGGAGACGCTCGCGGACAGGCTGCGGCTGAACACCCAGGAGCAGGGCAAGGCCCTCGCGTTCGCGGGCAAGGCGCGCTCGGCGATCCCCCTGGCCGGCAGGCTCGGACAAGCCTACTGGTACGACGAGACGGTGGGGAAGTTCGTCACGGGCACCTGGTACACCAAGGAGCTGCCCGGCTGGCTCAAGGCCTTCAACGCGGCCAACCCGCCCGAAGCCACCTTCGGCAAGGCCTGGGAGCCGCTGCTGCCGCGCACCGAGTACGTGGGTGAGGATGATCGGCCCTACGAGGGCGAGTACTACGGGCTGGGGCGCGCCTTCCCCCACCCGCTCAACGGGGGCCTCCCCTCGCCCGGACCCCAGTCGTACACCGCCTTCGCCATCTCTCCCCTGTCGTTGGACCTGGTGGTGAAGGCCGCCCGGGCCGCCATCGAGGGCGAGGGGCTGGGCAAGGACGAGGTGCCGGACCTGCTCGCGGTGAGCTTCAGCGCCACGGATCGCGTCTTCCACCAGTACGGCCCCCACTCGTGGGAGATGCAGGACACGATGTACCGGCTGGACAAGGCGGTGGGTGACCTGGTGGCCCTGGCCGAGAAGGCGGCGGGAGGCCGGGCCAATCTCCTCGTGGTGCTCTCGGCCGACCACGGTGGCGCGGCGGTGCCCGAGCACTGGGCGGCCCAGGGAGTGGGAGCGGAACGGGTGGACCCGAAGGCCCTCTCCAAGGGGCTGACCGAGGCGCTGCGGGCGCAGTTCGGCGGGGACGTCACCGCCACCATCGAGGAGCTGGACGCGTACCTGGGGGGCAAGACGCTGGAAGGAGGCAAGGTGGACGGGGCGGCGGTGCGCCGGGCCGCGGCGGCCTGGCTGGCGAAGCAGCCGTCCATCTCCCTGGCGGTGGCGAGGGACGACCTGTACACGGCGCCGGACGTGGCGGGGCTGATGGAGCCCCTGCGGCGTGGCTACTACGCGGGGCGCAGCGGCGACGTGCTCTTCGTGGTGAAGCCCTTCCACGTCATCAGCGCGGACACCGTGGGCACCAACCACGGGACGCCGTACGCGTACGACCAGCTGGTGCCCCTCATCCTGGCGGGCAGGGGGGTGAAGCCGGGCACGTACCCGCGGGAGATCAGCACCACGGACGTGGCGCCCACCGTGGCGGCGTTGCTGGAGATGAACATCCCGGCTTCCGCCGAGGGCGAACCCCGTTACGAGGCCCTCGGCGCCCCCAGCCGCTGA
- the nadC gene encoding carboxylating nicotinate-nucleotide diphosphorylase — protein MDAFLDRLISLALEEDLGAAGDITTESLVPVDAQGTAELLVKERLVLAGLDAFVRVFQRVDPDVHVELLARDGQELQPKTVVARVRGRMRALLTAERTALNIIQRTSGMATLAHQVMSAVRGTKLRILDTRKTAPGMRSLSKQAVKAGGAFNHRFGLFDGVLIKDNHIAAVGGSVREALRRARTNAPQLVKIEIEVTNLDQLAAALEEGADVVMLDNMDDEQIRRAVELTAGRIPLEVSGGITLERLPRLAKLGVDFVSMGALTHSARAMDLSLEIVQA, from the coding sequence ATGGACGCCTTCCTGGATCGCCTCATCTCGCTCGCCCTGGAGGAAGACCTCGGGGCAGCGGGCGACATCACCACCGAATCCCTCGTCCCCGTGGATGCCCAGGGCACCGCCGAGCTGCTCGTCAAGGAGCGGCTCGTCCTCGCCGGGTTGGACGCCTTCGTCCGCGTCTTCCAGCGCGTGGATCCGGACGTCCACGTGGAGCTCCTCGCTCGCGATGGGCAGGAGCTCCAGCCCAAGACGGTGGTGGCCCGGGTGCGCGGGCGCATGCGCGCGCTCCTCACCGCCGAGCGCACCGCCCTCAACATCATCCAGCGCACCTCGGGCATGGCCACCCTGGCCCATCAGGTCATGTCCGCGGTGCGCGGCACCAAGCTGCGCATCCTCGACACGCGCAAGACCGCGCCCGGCATGCGCTCCCTCTCCAAGCAGGCCGTGAAGGCCGGTGGCGCCTTCAACCACCGCTTCGGCCTCTTCGACGGCGTCCTCATCAAGGACAACCACATCGCCGCCGTGGGGGGCTCCGTCCGCGAGGCGCTCCGCCGCGCCCGCACCAACGCGCCCCAGCTCGTGAAGATCGAGATCGAGGTCACCAACCTCGACCAGCTCGCCGCGGCGCTCGAGGAGGGCGCGGACGTGGTGATGCTCGACAACATGGACGACGAGCAGATCCGCCGCGCCGTGGAGCTGACCGCCGGCCGCATCCCCCTCGAGGTCTCCGGCGGCATCACCCTGGAGCGCCTGCCGCGTCTGGCGAAGCTCGGCGTGGACTTCGTGTCCATGGGCGCGCTCACGCACTCGGCGCGTGCCATGGACCTGTCCCTGGAGATCGTCCAGGCGTGA